The following coding sequences lie in one Metallumcola ferriviriculae genomic window:
- a CDS encoding methylenetetrahydrofolate reductase C-terminal domain-containing protein, with the protein MIVAQGKSIAEVAKLIEDANKVLVVGCGGCVTVCLAGGEKEVGVLASALRMLRQKENKPLETVEVTLSRQCDPEYMDMLEKYITDDIDCVVSMACGVGVQFIAERFDKWVVPALNTKFAGGAMEHGVWGERCGLCGECVLHKTGGICPIIRCSKSILNGPCGGSQDGKCEINQDVECAWQLIYDRMKKLGQLDKLMEIEPAKDWSKSRDGGPRKVVREDVMIP; encoded by the coding sequence ATGATTGTTGCTCAGGGAAAATCTATCGCTGAAGTTGCTAAACTTATCGAAGATGCGAACAAGGTGCTGGTAGTAGGATGTGGTGGTTGTGTAACAGTCTGCCTTGCCGGTGGGGAAAAAGAAGTAGGAGTTCTGGCTTCTGCTTTGCGCATGCTGCGGCAAAAGGAAAACAAGCCTCTGGAAACAGTAGAGGTAACCTTAAGCCGTCAGTGTGACCCAGAGTATATGGATATGTTGGAAAAGTATATCACCGATGACATCGATTGCGTGGTATCCATGGCTTGTGGTGTCGGCGTTCAGTTTATTGCCGAGCGTTTTGACAAGTGGGTAGTTCCTGCACTTAATACCAAGTTTGCCGGTGGTGCGATGGAGCACGGTGTTTGGGGCGAGCGCTGCGGGCTTTGTGGTGAATGTGTGCTGCATAAAACAGGCGGCATTTGTCCGATTATTCGCTGCTCCAAATCTATCCTGAACGGCCCCTGCGGCGGTTCCCAGGATGGTAAGTGTGAAATTAATCAGGATGTTGAATGCGCTTGGCAGTTAATCTATGACCGGATGAAGAAATTGGGTCAGCTTGATAAGCTTATGGAAATTGAACCTGCGAAAGATTGGTCAAAATCCAGAGATGGTGGCCCGCGTAAGGTCGTGAGAGAGGACGTGATGATACCGTGA
- a CDS encoding hydrogenase iron-sulfur subunit: MSDFEPKLVAFCCYYCAYSAADLAGSMRLQYPANIRIVELPCSGKTDVRVVLEAFEKGADGVYVAGCLEGDCHFLKGNIMAKRRIKEAKKLLDEIGIDGERLEMFNLSGSMGPRFAEVAQEMTERIRKLGPSPLNPAYKSGQEAAAGKEADGNE; this comes from the coding sequence ATGAGCGACTTTGAACCCAAATTAGTTGCCTTTTGTTGCTATTATTGTGCGTACTCCGCTGCAGACTTGGCCGGTTCCATGCGGCTCCAATATCCGGCCAACATTCGTATTGTGGAATTGCCCTGTTCAGGCAAAACTGATGTACGGGTAGTTCTGGAGGCCTTTGAAAAGGGAGCTGACGGGGTATACGTGGCCGGCTGCCTGGAAGGGGACTGCCACTTTTTGAAGGGCAATATCATGGCTAAGCGGCGGATTAAGGAAGCTAAGAAGCTTCTTGACGAAATCGGCATTGACGGAGAACGGTTGGAGATGTTCAACCTCTCAGGTTCTATGGGACCGCGTTTTGCCGAGGTCGCTCAGGAGATGACTGAAAGAATAAGGAAGCTGGGTCCCAGTCCGCTCAACCCTGCTTACAAGAGCGGGCAGGAAGCTGCAGCCGGGAAAGAAGCTGATGGCAATGAATAA
- a CDS encoding FAD-dependent oxidoreductase gives MKNEKNNSVVGSVLVLGSGIAGMQSAQDLANAGYLVHMVTDEPSVGGKMTQLDKTFPTNECAMCLLGPKMTDTLGHPNIDIYTCSTITQVDGEEGNFKVKVKQQPRYIDINECTACGDCEQACPVEVPNEFNENMDSRKAVYKRFPQAVPNKFLIEKKGTPPCRSTCPAGTNAQGYVALISQGKFKEALEVVRRRMPFAGICGRICHHPCEGECNRAEYDDPIAIAYLKRAAADYGWVDEAALSPQVEVEAREERIAVIGAGPGGLTAAQDLALKGYKVTIFDALPEAGGMLRGGIPRYRLPEESVKKEAEWMLGTGDIEFKPNTRIGKDISLEQLQKDYNAVLIAVGTQDSRMLKLEGADQEGIVGGVDLLRKAALGEKPPVGKKVLVIGGGNVAIDVSRTALRLGAEEVNLTCLEARHEMPAHEWEIEEAIEEGVIINPSWGPEKFLGNGKVSGAAMKKCASVFDEEGRFNPQFEDGVKKDFDADMVIVAIGQASDITFLPDNSGIETTRAGTIVADSVSLITGAEGVFACGDIVTGPKSVVDAVAGAHEAAVSIDRFINGEDLSQGRGVKREEKLGPPLKTPVRGSARLQQGMADAANRGSDFGEVYQGFSEEQAVEEAKRCLNCGICSECLQCEAVCKKNAVQHWQEEETVELDVGSMILVPGYDLFDAEKTGEYGYGVYDNVITSLEFERLLSSTGPSKGHVERPADGKAPGKTAFIQCVGSRDCARDGGEYCSSICCMYSTKEAIIAKEHDKNIEPTIFYLDMRSYGKNFDKYVDSAKEAGVKYTRTMISSVKEDPITKNLYISYLQDGEMVTEEFDMVVLAVGVQPPKSAADLAEIADFKLNKFGFAETETLNPTQTSRAGIYVAGAFQGPRDIPETVMNASAAAATAGGALAAARGTLVRGKDYPEEKDVSQEEPRVGVFICHCGINIGSVVDVPSVVDYAKTIPGVVYAEDNLYTCSEDTTKKMRELVEEHNLNRVVVASCTIRTHQPLFREVCREAGLNQYLFEMANIRDQCSWVHRDDHPAATLKAKDLVRGAIEKVQTHEPLHQHPVAVVPKALIVGGGIAGMSAALSMSSQGYESFIVEREPELGGFARNLRATIEGKDLKGFLEETIKKVENNDLIQVFTNSRVEDYGGHQGHFTTTISQAESGKDHVRDTHKVEHGVVIVATGAKEYVPDEYLIGKDDRVCTNVQMEQQLFEGKWDAKKNKQVVFIQCVGSRDDERKYCSRTCCAQSLKNAIKIKTEHPENEAYVLYRDIRTYGFYEEYYKQARELGVVFIQYDPENKPSLETVNKENPLLKMEVFDPSSRENIVLHPDQVVLATATVAPEDIAKLGTMFKTTLNEDRFFVETHAKLGPIDFPSAGLFLCGAAHSPKFVSEAIYQAQGAVARACTILSKDNLMVGGVVAKIDQDKCAACLTCVRACPYNVPKINDDFVAEINEVQCQGCGTCVSECPAKAIELQHYKDGQVIKKVHGLLAEVL, from the coding sequence ATGAAAAATGAGAAAAACAATTCAGTTGTGGGGTCGGTTTTGGTGTTGGGTAGTGGTATTGCAGGAATGCAGTCCGCTCAGGATTTGGCCAATGCCGGTTATCTAGTGCATATGGTCACGGATGAACCGTCAGTTGGCGGCAAAATGACCCAACTGGATAAGACCTTCCCTACCAACGAATGTGCTATGTGTTTATTGGGTCCGAAGATGACAGATACTCTCGGTCACCCTAACATTGACATTTATACCTGCTCAACCATCACTCAAGTAGATGGCGAGGAGGGAAATTTCAAGGTTAAGGTTAAGCAGCAGCCGCGTTACATTGATATCAACGAATGTACCGCCTGCGGCGACTGTGAGCAGGCCTGTCCCGTAGAAGTCCCCAATGAATTTAATGAAAATATGGATTCGCGGAAAGCGGTTTACAAGCGTTTTCCACAGGCTGTGCCTAATAAATTTCTCATTGAAAAGAAGGGCACGCCTCCCTGTCGGAGCACATGCCCCGCGGGCACTAATGCCCAAGGTTATGTGGCACTGATATCCCAGGGTAAATTCAAAGAAGCTTTGGAAGTGGTGCGGCGTAGGATGCCCTTTGCCGGTATCTGCGGTCGTATCTGTCATCATCCCTGTGAGGGTGAATGTAACCGGGCCGAATATGATGACCCTATCGCCATTGCTTATCTGAAGCGCGCAGCTGCAGATTATGGCTGGGTAGATGAAGCGGCTCTATCTCCTCAGGTGGAAGTGGAAGCTAGAGAAGAACGAATTGCTGTCATCGGTGCCGGTCCGGGCGGTTTGACTGCGGCCCAAGATTTGGCGCTAAAAGGCTATAAAGTTACTATATTTGATGCTTTGCCGGAAGCCGGCGGCATGTTGCGCGGCGGTATTCCCCGCTATCGGCTGCCGGAAGAATCGGTGAAGAAAGAAGCTGAGTGGATGCTGGGTACCGGCGACATTGAATTTAAGCCGAATACCAGAATAGGCAAAGATATCAGCTTAGAACAGTTACAAAAAGATTATAATGCGGTATTGATTGCCGTAGGCACACAGGATTCTCGCATGCTGAAACTGGAAGGTGCAGACCAGGAAGGCATTGTGGGCGGCGTTGATTTATTAAGAAAGGCTGCGCTGGGCGAAAAACCGCCGGTGGGTAAGAAAGTACTGGTTATTGGCGGTGGTAATGTAGCTATTGATGTATCCCGAACTGCATTGCGTCTGGGTGCTGAAGAAGTTAATCTGACTTGTCTGGAAGCAAGACACGAAATGCCTGCTCACGAATGGGAAATTGAAGAAGCCATTGAAGAGGGTGTCATCATTAATCCCTCCTGGGGACCGGAGAAATTCCTTGGTAACGGTAAGGTTTCCGGTGCAGCCATGAAAAAATGCGCTTCGGTATTTGATGAAGAGGGAAGATTCAACCCTCAATTTGAGGATGGTGTGAAGAAAGATTTTGATGCTGATATGGTGATTGTAGCTATCGGCCAGGCATCTGACATTACATTCCTTCCTGATAATAGCGGTATTGAAACCACCCGGGCAGGTACCATCGTAGCTGATTCGGTCAGCTTAATTACCGGAGCGGAAGGTGTCTTTGCTTGTGGCGATATTGTCACCGGACCTAAATCGGTAGTGGATGCTGTAGCAGGTGCCCATGAAGCAGCTGTTTCCATTGATCGTTTTATCAATGGTGAAGATTTGAGCCAGGGCAGAGGTGTTAAGCGTGAAGAAAAGCTTGGCCCGCCCTTGAAAACGCCGGTTAGAGGCAGTGCCCGTTTACAACAGGGTATGGCTGATGCGGCCAATAGAGGCAGTGATTTCGGTGAGGTGTATCAGGGCTTTAGTGAGGAACAGGCCGTAGAAGAAGCAAAACGGTGCTTGAATTGCGGTATTTGCTCTGAATGTCTCCAGTGTGAAGCAGTGTGTAAAAAGAATGCTGTGCAGCACTGGCAGGAAGAGGAAACTGTAGAATTAGATGTGGGCTCCATGATTTTGGTACCCGGTTATGACCTCTTTGATGCGGAAAAGACCGGTGAATATGGTTATGGCGTCTATGACAATGTAATTACCAGCTTGGAATTTGAGCGTTTGTTAAGTTCTACCGGTCCTTCCAAGGGCCATGTGGAACGGCCGGCGGACGGTAAAGCACCGGGAAAAACCGCCTTTATCCAATGTGTCGGCTCCAGGGATTGCGCTCGAGACGGTGGTGAGTACTGCTCATCTATCTGCTGTATGTACTCTACCAAGGAAGCAATTATCGCTAAGGAACACGATAAGAATATCGAACCGACTATTTTTTATCTGGATATGCGTTCCTATGGTAAAAACTTTGATAAGTATGTAGATTCTGCCAAAGAGGCGGGTGTTAAGTACACTCGGACCATGATTTCCAGTGTCAAGGAAGACCCCATTACCAAAAATTTGTATATTAGTTATCTTCAGGACGGGGAAATGGTAACCGAGGAATTTGATATGGTGGTATTGGCAGTGGGTGTCCAGCCGCCTAAGTCAGCAGCCGATTTGGCAGAAATTGCTGACTTTAAGCTGAATAAGTTTGGTTTTGCTGAGACAGAGACACTTAATCCCACTCAAACCAGCAGAGCGGGTATTTATGTAGCCGGTGCATTCCAGGGTCCCCGTGATATTCCGGAGACAGTGATGAATGCCAGTGCGGCGGCAGCCACGGCCGGTGGTGCGTTGGCTGCGGCTCGGGGTACGCTGGTGAGAGGAAAAGATTATCCTGAGGAGAAGGACGTCAGTCAGGAAGAACCCCGGGTAGGTGTATTTATCTGCCACTGTGGTATTAATATTGGCTCGGTGGTGGATGTGCCCAGCGTCGTTGACTACGCTAAGACTATACCCGGAGTGGTGTATGCCGAGGATAACCTCTACACCTGTTCAGAGGATACTACCAAGAAAATGCGAGAGCTGGTGGAGGAGCATAATCTTAACCGTGTAGTGGTAGCTTCTTGTACCATTCGCACCCACCAACCGTTGTTTAGAGAGGTATGCCGCGAAGCCGGTTTAAACCAGTACCTGTTTGAAATGGCCAATATTCGAGACCAGTGTTCATGGGTACATCGGGATGACCATCCTGCGGCTACTCTGAAGGCAAAGGATTTGGTAAGAGGTGCCATTGAAAAGGTACAGACTCACGAACCGCTGCATCAACATCCGGTGGCAGTAGTTCCCAAGGCATTGATTGTGGGCGGCGGTATTGCCGGTATGTCGGCGGCTCTATCCATGTCAAGCCAGGGATATGAGTCCTTCATAGTGGAAAGAGAGCCCGAGTTGGGCGGATTTGCTCGCAATCTGCGTGCTACTATTGAAGGAAAAGATTTAAAAGGTTTTCTAGAGGAAACAATTAAAAAAGTAGAAAATAATGATTTAATTCAGGTATTTACTAACAGCCGTGTTGAAGATTACGGCGGTCACCAGGGTCATTTTACCACTACTATTTCCCAAGCAGAATCGGGTAAGGACCATGTGCGAGATACCCATAAGGTTGAGCATGGTGTGGTAATTGTGGCTACCGGTGCGAAAGAGTATGTGCCTGATGAGTACCTGATTGGTAAGGATGACCGCGTTTGTACCAACGTCCAAATGGAGCAGCAGTTATTTGAAGGAAAATGGGATGCGAAAAAGAATAAGCAGGTAGTGTTTATTCAGTGCGTCGGCTCCAGAGACGATGAGAGAAAGTACTGCAGTCGTACCTGTTGTGCCCAGTCTCTCAAAAACGCGATTAAGATCAAGACGGAACATCCTGAAAACGAAGCGTATGTACTTTATCGCGATATCAGGACTTACGGTTTCTACGAGGAGTATTACAAGCAGGCCAGGGAACTGGGTGTTGTCTTTATCCAGTACGACCCGGAGAACAAGCCCAGCTTAGAAACGGTCAATAAAGAGAACCCGCTATTGAAGATGGAGGTATTTGACCCGTCTTCCCGGGAAAACATCGTGCTGCATCCTGACCAGGTGGTACTGGCGACAGCCACTGTGGCACCGGAGGATATCGCAAAGCTTGGTACAATGTTTAAGACTACTTTAAATGAAGACAGGTTCTTTGTAGAGACCCACGCCAAACTTGGACCGATTGATTTCCCGTCTGCAGGATTGTTCCTCTGCGGCGCTGCTCATTCACCCAAGTTTGTCAGTGAAGCTATTTACCAGGCTCAGGGTGCGGTGGCCCGAGCGTGTACCATCTTATCTAAGGATAATTTGATGGTAGGCGGCGTAGTGGCTAAAATTGATCAGGATAAGTGTGCAGCATGTCTTACCTGTGTGCGTGCCTGCCCCTATAATGTACCCAAGATTAACGACGACTTTGTTGCGGAAATTAATGAGGTACAGTGCCAGGGCTGCGGAACATGCGTTTCCGAATGTCCGGCTAAGGCAATTGAACTGCAGCATTATAAAGATGGGCAAGTCATTAAGAAAGTACACGGCTTGCTGGCGGAGGTGCTATAA
- a CDS encoding CoB--CoM heterodisulfide reductase iron-sulfur subunit B family protein: MKYTYYPGCSLHSTAEEYNASSKQVLEKLGIQLEELKDWNCCGATSAHSTSDYLAHALPLRNLVLAEKQDNDVLVPCAACYNLLKTAEHHMRCGGEGSEELNLDMQEIMGAQYQGNIAVRHVVDVFAQEEISAKIAGLLAKPLAGLKVVPYYGCLLTRPAKVVSFEDNAEQPQTLDRLLGVLGAENIRWSHKTECCGGSFSISQPDLVLTLTKKLVDAAQYAGADAIVTACPLCQANLDTRQHEAGGGPGTKVPVFYITELIGLAIGAGRSGDWLKKHLIDPVPLLRSLNLLAAS, encoded by the coding sequence ATGAAGTACACTTACTATCCCGGGTGTTCACTGCACTCCACTGCTGAAGAGTACAATGCTTCAAGCAAACAGGTTCTGGAAAAGCTGGGTATCCAGCTTGAAGAACTGAAGGACTGGAATTGCTGTGGCGCTACTTCTGCTCACTCCACTAGTGATTACTTGGCGCATGCGCTTCCTTTGCGTAACCTGGTGTTGGCGGAGAAGCAGGATAATGATGTTTTAGTTCCTTGTGCCGCATGTTATAACTTATTAAAAACCGCTGAGCACCATATGCGCTGCGGCGGTGAAGGCAGTGAAGAGCTTAATCTGGATATGCAGGAAATCATGGGTGCTCAGTATCAAGGAAACATTGCAGTACGGCATGTGGTGGATGTGTTTGCCCAGGAAGAAATTAGCGCTAAAATCGCCGGCCTCTTGGCAAAGCCGTTGGCCGGATTAAAAGTAGTTCCTTATTACGGTTGTCTCTTGACCAGACCGGCAAAGGTCGTGTCTTTTGAAGATAATGCGGAGCAGCCTCAGACATTGGACAGATTGTTGGGTGTCTTAGGCGCCGAGAATATTCGCTGGTCTCATAAAACTGAATGCTGCGGCGGCAGTTTTTCAATTTCTCAGCCGGATTTGGTGCTGACACTAACTAAAAAATTGGTGGACGCCGCGCAATACGCGGGTGCTGATGCCATCGTTACGGCCTGCCCCTTGTGCCAGGCCAATCTTGACACACGTCAGCATGAAGCCGGAGGCGGTCCGGGCACTAAGGTCCCTGTCTTTTATATTACTGAGTTGATAGGATTAGCAATTGGTGCCGGCAGGAGCGGTGATTGGCTGAAGAAACACTTAATAGACCCTGTTCCATTACTGCGCTCACTGAATTTGTTGGCTGCATCTTAA
- a CDS encoding 4Fe-4S dicluster domain-containing protein encodes MVSTGKSIAPSFSFLKQLEDKSGQPVSRCYQCKKCTGGCPMSFAMDFNPNQVVRLVQLGQQERLLKSRTIWVCACCKTCADRCPNGIDISAVNDALKDMAAEQNVALGDTMVPAFHESFLASIQRHGRIYEAGMLLGFKLKTKAYTQDMGLGIEFVKKGKLKFLPEKISQVKEIKQIFEKAKAKEGSR; translated from the coding sequence TTGGTTAGTACTGGTAAAAGTATAGCGCCTTCCTTTTCTTTTTTAAAGCAATTGGAGGATAAATCCGGCCAACCCGTCAGCCGCTGCTATCAGTGTAAGAAATGTACCGGCGGTTGTCCGATGAGTTTTGCCATGGACTTTAATCCCAATCAGGTGGTCAGATTGGTGCAGCTTGGTCAGCAGGAAAGATTGCTGAAAAGCCGTACCATTTGGGTGTGTGCCTGCTGTAAAACCTGTGCAGACCGCTGCCCAAACGGCATTGATATTTCGGCTGTCAATGATGCGTTAAAAGATATGGCTGCCGAACAAAATGTTGCTCTGGGCGATACCATGGTTCCGGCTTTTCATGAGTCTTTCTTGGCTTCCATCCAGCGCCATGGTCGAATTTATGAAGCAGGTATGTTGTTGGGTTTTAAATTAAAGACCAAAGCTTACACTCAGGATATGGGTTTGGGCATTGAATTTGTGAAAAAAGGCAAACTCAAGTTTCTGCCGGAAAAAATTAGCCAGGTGAAAGAAATTAAGCAGATTTTTGAAAAGGCCAAAGCAAAGGAGGGGAGCCGATGA
- a CDS encoding methyltetrahydrofolate cobalamin methyltransferase translates to MLIIGERINGMFTDIKQALIDNDPKPVQEWARKQEEGGARVLDINVGPGVADRAAAMKWLVEVTQEVSDLTLCLDSTDFNAIEEGLKVCKKPAIINSTTAERDKVEAAFGLAVKYGAGLIGLTMDKKGIPKDSDARLAFAMELVAAADEFGLPMEDLYIDPLILPANVGQDHGPEVLETLRQIKMLANPAPKTVLGLSNVSQNCNDRSLINRTYMAMAMACGLDAAIADANDDDLVEVAAAGEIVLNQNIYCDSYVKMYKTR, encoded by the coding sequence ATGTTAATTATTGGTGAACGGATTAATGGGATGTTTACAGATATCAAGCAGGCGTTGATTGATAACGATCCCAAGCCGGTGCAGGAATGGGCGCGCAAACAAGAAGAGGGCGGCGCTCGGGTATTAGATATTAATGTGGGCCCCGGTGTTGCTGATCGCGCTGCGGCTATGAAGTGGCTGGTGGAAGTTACCCAGGAAGTAAGCGATTTGACTCTCTGTCTCGATTCCACTGACTTCAACGCTATTGAAGAAGGATTGAAGGTTTGTAAAAAACCTGCAATCATTAACTCCACCACGGCAGAAAGAGATAAGGTTGAAGCAGCTTTTGGCTTGGCGGTTAAGTACGGTGCCGGCCTGATTGGCTTAACTATGGACAAAAAGGGTATTCCTAAGGATTCCGATGCTCGTCTGGCATTCGCCATGGAATTGGTAGCTGCTGCAGACGAATTTGGTCTGCCTATGGAAGATTTGTACATTGACCCATTGATCCTGCCGGCCAATGTTGGTCAGGATCATGGTCCTGAGGTTCTGGAAACCCTGCGTCAAATTAAGATGCTTGCTAACCCGGCACCGAAGACAGTGCTCGGTTTGAGTAATGTATCTCAAAACTGTAATGACCGCTCATTAATCAACCGTACCTACATGGCTATGGCCATGGCTTGTGGTTTGGATGCTGCCATTGCCGATGCCAATGATGATGATTTGGTAGAAGTGGCTGCAGCCGGAGAGATTGTCTTAAATCAGAACATTTACTGTGATTCTTATGTGAAAATGTATAAGACAAGATAA
- a CDS encoding acetyl-CoA decarbonylase/synthase complex subunit delta, whose amino-acid sequence MAVNIVKEKTLSKVGQVTLGATKEEGGSRTVTYTVGGDAALPFHHFEGEIVNRPIVAMEVQDIVPSWPETITKHFEGVLDKPGEWAKKCVDEYGADVIYVRLEGAHPDGDNKSPEDCVAAVKEVLGAVGVPLIITGCEIEDKDNEVLTAVAEAFAGENLLIGFAEQENYKSITAACMVHKHNVIARSPLDINICKQLNILISEMNLATDRIIIDPSIGGLGYGIEYAYSIMERARLGALQGDKMLSMPILCTVGKEAWRAKEASASEEEYPGWGVEEDRGILWEASTASALMQAGGSILLMRHPKAVDIVKKAIDQLMVDNSY is encoded by the coding sequence ATGGCTGTAAATATTGTTAAGGAAAAAACCCTCAGCAAGGTGGGCCAAGTAACATTGGGTGCTACCAAAGAAGAAGGTGGCTCCCGTACGGTTACCTATACCGTGGGCGGCGATGCCGCACTGCCTTTCCATCACTTTGAAGGTGAAATAGTAAATAGGCCTATCGTGGCCATGGAAGTTCAGGACATTGTTCCCAGTTGGCCCGAAACCATTACCAAACATTTTGAAGGTGTTTTGGATAAGCCGGGCGAATGGGCGAAAAAATGCGTTGATGAGTATGGCGCTGACGTTATTTACGTAAGACTTGAAGGAGCTCACCCCGACGGTGACAATAAGTCTCCTGAAGACTGTGTTGCAGCTGTCAAAGAAGTTTTAGGAGCCGTAGGTGTTCCTTTGATTATTACCGGTTGTGAGATTGAAGATAAGGATAATGAAGTGCTGACAGCTGTTGCTGAAGCATTTGCCGGTGAAAACCTCTTAATTGGTTTTGCCGAGCAGGAGAACTACAAGTCTATTACTGCTGCCTGCATGGTGCATAAGCATAATGTTATTGCCCGTTCTCCGTTGGACATTAACATCTGCAAGCAGTTAAACATCTTGATTTCCGAGATGAACTTAGCCACTGACCGGATTATTATTGATCCGTCCATCGGTGGTCTGGGATATGGTATTGAGTATGCGTATTCCATCATGGAACGTGCTCGTCTTGGCGCCCTGCAGGGTGACAAGATGCTATCCATGCCTATACTTTGCACTGTTGGTAAAGAAGCATGGCGGGCAAAAGAAGCCAGTGCTTCCGAAGAAGAATATCCCGGTTGGGGTGTTGAAGAAGATCGTGGTATCCTATGGGAGGCATCTACAGCTAGTGCGCTAATGCAGGCAGGCGGCAGCATATTGCTGATGCGTCATCCCAAGGCAGTTGATATTGTCAAGAAGGCAATCGACCAGCTGATGGTAGATAACAGTTATTAG
- a CDS encoding AAA family ATPase produces MTMSIAVAGKGGTGKTTFSALLIRYLIEKKKGSILALDADANANLNEALGLEVDTMISDILTETKDPKAVPSGMTKDMFIDFKMSHAIVETTKNLDLLVMGNPQGPGCYCYPNDLLKKHLESLSENYDYLVADNEAGLEHISRRTIPKVEHLFVISDASARSVRSAGRVKELVDSLKAPVNNLYLIITKTQEQGIEPLMPEIKKTGLELIGTIPMDPLVSQFDIEGKPLFDLPADSAAVKAVQDILSQVKL; encoded by the coding sequence ATGACTATGTCAATTGCCGTAGCAGGAAAGGGTGGCACAGGTAAGACCACTTTTTCAGCCCTATTAATTCGTTACCTCATTGAGAAAAAGAAGGGGTCAATTCTGGCCCTGGATGCAGATGCAAATGCCAATTTGAATGAGGCATTGGGTCTTGAGGTGGACACCATGATTTCCGACATTCTTACTGAAACCAAAGACCCTAAGGCCGTTCCTTCGGGAATGACTAAAGATATGTTTATTGACTTTAAAATGTCTCACGCCATTGTAGAGACTACTAAGAATTTGGACCTGCTGGTGATGGGTAATCCACAGGGGCCCGGGTGTTATTGTTATCCAAATGATTTATTGAAAAAACACCTGGAATCATTAAGTGAAAACTATGATTATCTGGTGGCGGATAACGAAGCCGGCCTTGAGCATATCAGCAGGCGAACTATTCCAAAAGTGGAGCATTTATTTGTCATCAGTGATGCATCGGCGCGCAGTGTCCGCTCTGCCGGACGGGTAAAAGAACTTGTGGATTCGCTTAAGGCGCCGGTAAATAATCTTTACCTGATTATAACCAAGACCCAGGAGCAGGGTATTGAGCCGCTGATGCCGGAAATCAAAAAGACCGGCCTGGAATTAATCGGCACCATACCCATGGATCCCTTGGTCAGCCAGTTTGACATTGAAGGTAAGCCGTTATTCGATTTGCCTGCTGACTCTGCTGCAGTAAAAGCTGTGCAGGATATCCTCAGTCAGGTCAAACTGTAA